A region from the Canis lupus familiaris isolate Mischka breed German Shepherd chromosome 3, alternate assembly UU_Cfam_GSD_1.0, whole genome shotgun sequence genome encodes:
- the NR2F1 gene encoding COUP transcription factor 1 isoform X1 — protein MAMVVSSWRDPQDDVAGGNPGGPNPAAQAARGGGGGGGEQQQQAGSGAPHTPQTPGQPGAPATPGTAGDKGQGPPGSGQSQQHIECVVCGDKSSGKHYGQFTCEGCKSFFKRSVRRNLTYTCRANRNCPIDQHHRNQCQYCRLKKCLKVGMRREAVQRGRMPPTQPNPGQYALTNGDPLNGHCYLSGYISLLLRAEPYPTSRYGSQCMQPNNIMGIENICELAARLLFSAVEWARNIPFFPDLQITDQVSLLRLTWSELFVLNAAQCSMPLHVAPLLAAAGLHASPMSADRVVAFMDHIRIFQEQVEKLKALHVDSAEYSCLKAIVLFTSDACGLSDAAHIESLQEKSQCALEEYVRSQYPNQPSRFGKLLLRLPSLRTVSSSVIEQLFFVRLVGKTPIETLIRDMLLSGSSFNWPYMSIQCS, from the exons ATGGCAATGGTAGTTAGCAGCTGGCGAGATCCGCAGGACGACGTGGCCGGGGGCAACCCCGGCGGCCCCAACCCCGCAGCGCAAGcggcccgcggcggcggcggcggcggcggcgagcagcagcagcaggcggGCTCGGGCGCGCCGCACACGCCGCAGACCCCGGGCCAGCCCGGAGCGCCCGCCACCCCCGGCACGGCAGGGGACAAGGGCCAGGGCCCGCCCGGCTCGGGCCAGAGCCAGCAGCACATCGAGTGCGTGGTGTGCGGGGACAAGTCGAGCGGCAAGCACTACGGCCAATTCACCTGCGAGGGCTGCAAAAGTTTCTTCAAGAGGAGCGTCCGCAGGAACTTAACTTACACATGCCGTGCCAACAGGAACTGTCCCATCGACCAGCACCACCGCAACCAGTGCCAATACTGCCGCCTCAAGAAGTGCCTCAAAGTGGGCATGAGGCGGGAAG CGGTTCAGCGAGGAAGAATGCCTCCTACCCAGCCCAATCCAGGCCAGTACGCACTCACCAACGGGGACCCCCTCAACGGCCACTGCTACCTGTCCGGCTACATCTCGCTGCTGCTGCGCGCGGAACCCTACCCCACGTCGCGCTACGGCAGCCAATGCATGCAGCCCAACAACATCATGGGCATCGAGAACATCTGCGAGCTGGCCGCGCGCCTGCTCTTCAGCGCCGTCGAGTGGGCCCGAAACATCCCCTTCTTCCCGGACCTGCAGATCACCGACCAAGTGTCCCTGCTGCGCCTCACCTGGAGCGAGCTGTTCGTGCTCAACGCGGCCCAGTGCTCCATGCCGCTGCACGTGGCGCCGCTGCTGGCCGCCGCCGGCCTGCACGCCTCGCCCATGTCCGCCGACCGCGTCGTGGCCTTCATGGACCACATCCGCATCTTCCAGGAGCAGGTGGAGAAGCTCAAGGCGCTGCACGTCGACTCGGCCGAGTACAGCTGCCTCAAAGCCATCGTGCTGTTCACGTCAG ACGCCTGTGGCCTGTCGGATGCCGCCCACATCGAGAGCCTGCAGGAGAAGTCGCAGTGCGCCCTGGAGGAGTATGTGAGGAGCCAGTACCCTAACCAGCCCAGCCGCTTCGGCAAACTCCTACTGCGACTGCCCTCCCTGCGTACCGTGTCCTCCTCGGTCATCGAACAGCTCTTCTTCGTCCGTTTGGTAGGTAAAACCCCCATCGAAACTCTCATCCGGGATATGTTACTGTCTGGGAGCAGCTTCAACTGGCCTTACATGTCCATCCAGTGCTCCTAG
- the NR2F1 gene encoding COUP transcription factor 1 isoform X2 yields MFGYSVQRGRMPPTQPNPGQYALTNGDPLNGHCYLSGYISLLLRAEPYPTSRYGSQCMQPNNIMGIENICELAARLLFSAVEWARNIPFFPDLQITDQVSLLRLTWSELFVLNAAQCSMPLHVAPLLAAAGLHASPMSADRVVAFMDHIRIFQEQVEKLKALHVDSAEYSCLKAIVLFTSDACGLSDAAHIESLQEKSQCALEEYVRSQYPNQPSRFGKLLLRLPSLRTVSSSVIEQLFFVRLVGKTPIETLIRDMLLSGSSFNWPYMSIQCS; encoded by the exons ATGTTTGGCTACT CGGTTCAGCGAGGAAGAATGCCTCCTACCCAGCCCAATCCAGGCCAGTACGCACTCACCAACGGGGACCCCCTCAACGGCCACTGCTACCTGTCCGGCTACATCTCGCTGCTGCTGCGCGCGGAACCCTACCCCACGTCGCGCTACGGCAGCCAATGCATGCAGCCCAACAACATCATGGGCATCGAGAACATCTGCGAGCTGGCCGCGCGCCTGCTCTTCAGCGCCGTCGAGTGGGCCCGAAACATCCCCTTCTTCCCGGACCTGCAGATCACCGACCAAGTGTCCCTGCTGCGCCTCACCTGGAGCGAGCTGTTCGTGCTCAACGCGGCCCAGTGCTCCATGCCGCTGCACGTGGCGCCGCTGCTGGCCGCCGCCGGCCTGCACGCCTCGCCCATGTCCGCCGACCGCGTCGTGGCCTTCATGGACCACATCCGCATCTTCCAGGAGCAGGTGGAGAAGCTCAAGGCGCTGCACGTCGACTCGGCCGAGTACAGCTGCCTCAAAGCCATCGTGCTGTTCACGTCAG ACGCCTGTGGCCTGTCGGATGCCGCCCACATCGAGAGCCTGCAGGAGAAGTCGCAGTGCGCCCTGGAGGAGTATGTGAGGAGCCAGTACCCTAACCAGCCCAGCCGCTTCGGCAAACTCCTACTGCGACTGCCCTCCCTGCGTACCGTGTCCTCCTCGGTCATCGAACAGCTCTTCTTCGTCCGTTTGGTAGGTAAAACCCCCATCGAAACTCTCATCCGGGATATGTTACTGTCTGGGAGCAGCTTCAACTGGCCTTACATGTCCATCCAGTGCTCCTAG
- the NR2F1 gene encoding COUP transcription factor 1 isoform X3, whose amino-acid sequence MPPTQPNPGQYALTNGDPLNGHCYLSGYISLLLRAEPYPTSRYGSQCMQPNNIMGIENICELAARLLFSAVEWARNIPFFPDLQITDQVSLLRLTWSELFVLNAAQCSMPLHVAPLLAAAGLHASPMSADRVVAFMDHIRIFQEQVEKLKALHVDSAEYSCLKAIVLFTSDACGLSDAAHIESLQEKSQCALEEYVRSQYPNQPSRFGKLLLRLPSLRTVSSSVIEQLFFVRLVGKTPIETLIRDMLLSGSSFNWPYMSIQCS is encoded by the exons ATGCCTCCTACCCAGCCCAATCCAGGCCAGTACGCACTCACCAACGGGGACCCCCTCAACGGCCACTGCTACCTGTCCGGCTACATCTCGCTGCTGCTGCGCGCGGAACCCTACCCCACGTCGCGCTACGGCAGCCAATGCATGCAGCCCAACAACATCATGGGCATCGAGAACATCTGCGAGCTGGCCGCGCGCCTGCTCTTCAGCGCCGTCGAGTGGGCCCGAAACATCCCCTTCTTCCCGGACCTGCAGATCACCGACCAAGTGTCCCTGCTGCGCCTCACCTGGAGCGAGCTGTTCGTGCTCAACGCGGCCCAGTGCTCCATGCCGCTGCACGTGGCGCCGCTGCTGGCCGCCGCCGGCCTGCACGCCTCGCCCATGTCCGCCGACCGCGTCGTGGCCTTCATGGACCACATCCGCATCTTCCAGGAGCAGGTGGAGAAGCTCAAGGCGCTGCACGTCGACTCGGCCGAGTACAGCTGCCTCAAAGCCATCGTGCTGTTCACGTCAG ACGCCTGTGGCCTGTCGGATGCCGCCCACATCGAGAGCCTGCAGGAGAAGTCGCAGTGCGCCCTGGAGGAGTATGTGAGGAGCCAGTACCCTAACCAGCCCAGCCGCTTCGGCAAACTCCTACTGCGACTGCCCTCCCTGCGTACCGTGTCCTCCTCGGTCATCGAACAGCTCTTCTTCGTCCGTTTGGTAGGTAAAACCCCCATCGAAACTCTCATCCGGGATATGTTACTGTCTGGGAGCAGCTTCAACTGGCCTTACATGTCCATCCAGTGCTCCTAG